The following nucleotide sequence is from Jatrophihabitans sp..
GGACGGTCCCTCCACCGCGAGCCGGCTCGCCGAGAAGGTGGGGGAGTCCAGCGGGTCCACCAGCTACCACCTGCGCCAGCTCGCCCAGCACGGCTTCGTCGCCGAGGTGCCGGATCGCGGCACCGGTCGCGAGCGCTGGTGGCAGGCCGAGCACCTGATGACCAACTGGGAGCCCGATCAGCTGATCGAGCAGCCGGGAGGCCTGGAGGCCAACGAGCAGATGCAGCGCCTGCAGATCGAGGTTCTCGGCCGCGAGCTGCGGTCCTGGGTCGAGCGCGGGCGCGAGCACGGCCGGGAGTGGGCGGGCGTCGCCGGGCTGTCGGACTACGTGCTGCGCCTCACCCCGGCCGAGACCCGGCAGGTGCTGGACGAGGTCTACGCCGTGCTCGACCGCTGGGCCCAGACCCACCGCGAGCCCGGCCCGGACACCCGCCAGGTCAACCTCTTCGCCGCGGCCTTTCCCCGGTCAGAGCAGGCGTGAGCGCGCCGGCCACCGTCGCCGCCGCCACCCGGCGGCTGGTGGGGCTGACGGCCCTGCGCTGGCTGCCGGTCGGCCTGACGACCCCGGTCACCGTGCTGCTGGCCCTGTCCCGAGGGCTGTCCCTGCGCGAGGTCGGCCTGCTGTTCACCGTCCACGGGCTGGTGGTCCTGGCCCTCGAACTCCCCACTGGCGGCCTGGCCGACGTCCTCGGACGCCGGCCCGGTCGTCGTCACCGGCGCGCTCCTGCACCTGGCGTCCTGCCTGGTCTACGCCGGCGCCCACTCGTTCGGCGGCTTTCTCGCCGGAGTGCTGCTGCTGGCCGTCGGCCGCGCGCTCGACTCGGGCCCGGTCGAGGCCTGGTACGTCGACACCGTCCACCGACTCGACTCCTCGGCCGACGTGGCGCCCGGTCTGGCCAAGCACTCCGCGGCCGACGGCGGCGGGCTCGCGGTGGGCGCCGTCGCCGGCGGGTTGTTGCCGGCGGTCTTCGACGGCGACCTCGCCGTGCCGTTCCTGCTCGCCGCCGCGCTCAACCTGGTCTTCATCGCCGCCGTCCTGCCCCTGCTGCACGAGCAGCGGCCACCCCGCCAGGGCACGGCGCGTGCGGCGCTGCTCACCGGGGCGCGCGAGACGCCCGCGACCGTCGGGGCGGCGGTCCGGCTCTCGGTCACCGACGGCCCGCTGCGCCTGGTGCTGCTGCTGACCGCCGCCGGCGGCGCGGGGTTGGTGGCCTGCGAGCTGCTGGGACCGGTGCGCTTCGCCGAGTTGGCCGGTGGGCGCGACGACGGCGCGGCGGTCTATGGCACGGTGCTGGCCTCGGCCTTCGCCGCCGCGTCCCTGGCCGCCCTGGCTGCCACGCCGCTGCGACGGCTGTTGCGCGGCTCGACCCGGGCGGCCTGTGCCGCGCTGGCGGTCCTGGGTGGCCTCTCTCTCGTAGCGCTGGCCGGGCCGGACCTGCTGCCGGTCGCCGCCGTCGCCTTCGTCGGCTACTACGTCGCTCACGGCGCGAACTGGCCGCTGCTGTCGGCGG
It contains:
- a CDS encoding helix-turn-helix domain-containing protein, which gives rise to MPAPRPEMVTVRDPQVLRALAHPLRVRLLGLLRLDGPSTASRLAEKVGESSGSTSYHLRQLAQHGFVAEVPDRGTGRERWWQAEHLMTNWEPDQLIEQPGGLEANEQMQRLQIEVLGRELRSWVERGREHGREWAGVAGLSDYVLRLTPAETRQVLDEVYAVLDRWAQTHREPGPDTRQVNLFAAAFPRSEQA
- a CDS encoding MFS transporter; its protein translation is MAAWPTSSDAGPVVVTGALLHLASCLVYAGAHSFGGFLAGVLLLAVGRALDSGPVEAWYVDTVHRLDSSADVAPGLAKHSAADGGGLAVGAVAGGLLPAVFDGDLAVPFLLAAALNLVFIAAVLPLLHEQRPPRQGTARAALLTGARETPATVGAAVRLSVTDGPLRLVLLLTAAGGAGLVACELLGPVRFAELAGGRDDGAAVYGTVLASAFAAASLAALAATPLRRLLRGSTRAACAALAVLGGLSLVALAGPDLLPVAAVAFVGYYVAHGANWPLLSAVLHGRVTAAHRATAVSAMSLAMAVGGLLGNLLIPLIPRNTAFITVGTLVALSALTCWRLPSQRQEGLVDEPRADGKDPLDGPTLAAADAAGQHQRQIATPSADST